A DNA window from Coffea arabica cultivar ET-39 chromosome 6c, Coffea Arabica ET-39 HiFi, whole genome shotgun sequence contains the following coding sequences:
- the LOC140008482 gene encoding uncharacterized protein has translation MNYEPSTALNLGLTNNDLNLDLILDRSTSSLSSSPLNPSEPRVFSCNYCRRKFYSSQALGGHQNAHKLERTLAKKSRELSSAVRPHSGSSSRSGSVSSAPNHVQPPIMGHDHHGHRRFTSDTSYGRREMDYDSRIESHHWSSRVYKPESVQEDYSQIDLSLRL, from the coding sequence ATGAATTACGAACCAAGCACGGCCCTTAACTTGGGTCTAACCAACAATGACCTCAACCTAGACCTAATCCTAGACCGATCAACATCTTCCTTATCCTCATCTCCTCTAAATCCATCAGAACCACGGGTTTTTTCTTGCAACTATTGCAGAAGGAAGTTTTATAGTTCACAAGCATTAGGAGGCCACCAAAACGCTCACAAACTTGAAAGAACCTTAGCTAAAAAGAGCCGCGAGCTAAGTTCAGCTGTTCGGCCGCATTCGGGCTCTAGCAGCCGATCAGGGTCCGTTTCTAGTGCTCCAAATCACGTTCAGCCGCCCATCATGGGCCACGATCATCACGGGCATAGGCGATTTACGAGCGATACGAGCTATGGAAGAAGAGAGATGGATTACGATTCGAGGATAGAAAGCCATCATTGGAGCAGTAGAGTATATAAGCCTGAAAGTGTGCAAGAAGATTATAGCCAGATTGATTTGTCTCTGCGGCTGTGA
- the LOC113692569 gene encoding 4-coumarate--CoA ligase 2-like: METKQDQQEFVFRSKLPDIYIPNHLPLHSYCFENIPEFCNRPCLINGTTGDIYTYADVELIARKVAAGLDKIGIQQGEVIMLLLQNSPEFAFALLGASYRGAMSTTANPFYKPAEIEKQARASKAKLIITQSCYVEKVMDFAKENNVKVMCTDAPPEGCLHFSELSSADEKVIPAVKINPNDAVALPYSSGTTGLPKGVMLTHKGLVTSVAQQVDGENPNLYFHKEDVILCVLPLFHIYSLNSVLLCGLRVGAAILIMQKFEINALMELVQKYKVTIAPFVPPIVLEIAKSPVVDKYDLSSIRMVMSGAAPMGKELEDTVRAKLPKAVLGQGYGMTEAGPLLSMCLAFAKEPFDVKSGACGTVVRNAEMKIVDPETNLSLPRNQAGEICIRGDQIMKGYLNDPEATENTIDKEGWLHTGDIGYIDDDDEIFIVDRLKELIKYKGFQVAPAELEAMLLSHPGISDAAVVSMKDEAAGEVPVAFVVRASGSKISEDEIKQFISNQVIFYKRIHRVFFMDKIPKAPSGKILRKDLRAKLAAEVACN; the protein is encoded by the exons atggagACTAAACAAGATCAACAAGAATTTGTTTTCCGATCAAAACTTCCTGATATATACATCCCTAATCACCTCCCACTGCATTCATATTGCTTTGAAAACATACCCGAATTCTGCAACCGTCCTTGCCTGATCAATGGCACCACAGGGGACATCTACACCTATGCTGATGTTGAACTCATTGCACGTAAAGTTGCTGCCGGCCTCGACAAAATTGGCATCCAACAAGGTGAAGTTATCATGCTCTTGCTCCAAAATTCACCTGAATTTGCATTTGCACTTCTCGGAGCATCCTACCGGGGGGCCATGAGTACAACTGCCAATCCATTTTACAAGCCGGCTGAAATCGAAAAGCAAGCAAGAGCATCCAAAGCCAAGCTGATCATCACACAATCCTGTTATGTTGAGAAAGTGATGGACTTTGCTAAGGAAAATAATGTCAAAGTCATGTGCACTGATGCCCCTCCGGAGGGTTGTTTGCATTTTTCGGAGCTGTCGTCGGCTGACGAAAAAGTCATTCCAGCGGTGAAAATCAATCCAAACGATGCCGTTGCACTGCCTTATTCATCAGGCACCACTGGTCTACCAAAAGGGGTCATGCTGACGCACAAAGGGTTGGTCACAAGTGTTGCTCAGCAGGTTGATGGAGAAAATCCCAATCTTTATTTTCACAAGGAAGATGTGATATTGTGCGTTTTGCCTTTGTTCCACATATATTCACTGAATTCTGTGTTGCTTTGTGGGCTAAGAGTTGGTGCGGCAATTTTGATCATGCAAAAGTTTGAGATTAATGCACTAATGGAGCTTGTGCAAAAATATAAGGTGACAATTGCTCCATTTGTGCCACCAATTGTTTTGGAAATTGCCAAAAGTCCTGTGGTGGACAAGTATGATCTTTCATCCATAAGAATGGTGATGTCCGGCGCGGCACCCATGGGGAAGGAGCTCGAGGACACCGTTCGAGCTAAGCTCCCAAAGGCAGTGCTCGGACAG GGATACGGCATGACGGAGGCAGGACCTCTGCTGTCCATGTGCTTAGCGTTTGCAAAGGAGCCATTTGATGTCAAATCAGGTGCTTGCGGGACAGTTGTGAGGAATGCTGAAATGAAAATTGTAGATCCCGAAACTAATCTCTCTCTACCCCGCAATCAAGCTGGAGAAATTTGCATCAGAGGCGACCAGATCATGAAAG GTTACCTTAATGATCCGGAGGCAACTGAGAATACAATCGACAAAGAAGGATGGTTGCACACAGGAGACATAGGGTacattgatgatgatgatgaaattTTCATAGTGGACAGATTGAAGGAATTAATCAAGTATAAAGGGTTTCAAGTGGCACCTGCAGAGCTGGAAGCCATGCTCCTTTCTCACCCTGGTATTTCTGATGCAGCTGTTGTCTC CATGAAAGATGAGGCAGCTGGAGAAGTTCCTGTTGCTTTTGTGGTGAGAGCAAGTGGTTCCAAAATTTCCGAGGATGAGATCAAACAATTTATCTCAAACCAg GTGATTTTTTATAAGCGAATCCATCGGGTGTTTTTCATGGATAAAATTCCTAAAGCTCCATCTGGCAAAATATTGAGAAAGGACCTAAGAGCTAAGCTTGCAGCTGAAGTTGCTTGCAATTAG